From the genome of Spinacia oleracea cultivar Varoflay chromosome 2, BTI_SOV_V1, whole genome shotgun sequence, one region includes:
- the LOC130467590 gene encoding uncharacterized protein: MPTYSRFLKEILNGKRNCDVKETMSLTENCSAIILNKTPPKLKDLGSFSIPCAIKELEISNVLCDLGASVSILPYSVFAKLDVGDLVPTNITLQLADRSVKYPIGKVEDVPLVVGKLTFLVDFVVLDIDEVAYTPIILGRPFLATAGALIDVQE; encoded by the coding sequence ATGCCTACATACTCAAGATTCCTTAAGGAAATCTTGAATGGGAAGCGGAATTGCGACGTAAAGGAGACAATGAGCCTCACCGAAAATTGTAGTGCTATCATTCTTAACAAAACGCCACCCAAACTCAAAGACCTGGgaagtttttctatcccttgtgctattaaggagcttgaaataagcaatgTCTTGTGTGATTTGGGTGCTAGCGTTAGTATACTACCTTATTCGGTGTTTGCCAAGCTTGACGTTGGAGATCTTGTCCCAACcaacatcaccttgcaactTGCCGACCGTTCGGTCAAGTATCCTATTGGCAAGGTTGAGGATGTTCCCCTAGTTGTTGGCAAGCTTACTTTCCTTGTGGATTTCGTCGTCTTGGACATTGATGAGGTTGCCTATACCCCCATTATCTTGGggaggccatttttggccaccgcGGGTGCTCTTATCGATGTGCAAGAATGA